The following proteins are co-located in the Sulfitobacter guttiformis genome:
- a CDS encoding AAA family ATPase has translation MTFVNEEKIAIVKRLKAPHLEFPRAKTLKLAFQKCVEEYYLHQEIQDMEVRGLIVTGQSRVGKSRELKKLIRDFNASETLMPDGRPAKIVSCLLSGRVTFKDLGIKTLTALGYDLQRNRTQEYIWERVIDQAAGQGVIGIHYDECQHVFGEGSKSNRIFLDSFKSMMKEPRWPLMMILSGVPSLAEYIQSYEQLDALVDPVHFTTIKIRRDQEQLTKLLFAFADEVDIEIEQIVTQDFLARLDHACSHRWGLVIELLIQTLAEAKVAGKSQLDVQDFAAQFALKKGLPKQYSPFTAPDFLQAFDPQRLLALNG, from the coding sequence ATGACATTTGTGAACGAGGAGAAGATCGCAATCGTTAAACGCCTCAAGGCACCTCATTTGGAGTTTCCACGTGCAAAGACGCTAAAACTGGCCTTCCAAAAATGCGTAGAGGAGTACTATTTGCACCAAGAGATCCAAGACATGGAGGTCCGTGGGTTGATTGTCACCGGGCAGTCTCGGGTGGGAAAATCACGCGAGCTGAAGAAGCTGATCCGGGACTTCAACGCGAGTGAAACCCTCATGCCAGACGGGCGGCCTGCGAAGATCGTCAGTTGTCTTCTTTCGGGCCGAGTGACGTTCAAAGACTTGGGGATAAAGACCCTTACAGCCCTTGGGTATGATCTTCAGCGCAACCGCACCCAAGAGTATATCTGGGAGAGAGTGATCGACCAAGCAGCTGGTCAAGGCGTCATAGGAATTCACTATGATGAATGTCAGCACGTCTTTGGTGAAGGTTCGAAGTCGAACAGGATATTTTTGGACAGTTTCAAGTCGATGATGAAAGAGCCACGCTGGCCATTGATGATGATTTTGTCCGGCGTGCCGTCGTTGGCTGAATACATTCAATCGTATGAACAGCTCGATGCACTGGTGGACCCGGTGCATTTCACAACAATCAAGATTCGACGAGATCAGGAGCAGCTGACCAAACTTCTATTTGCTTTCGCCGATGAAGTGGACATTGAGATCGAGCAAATTGTGACTCAAGATTTCTTGGCCCGTCTCGACCATGCTTGTTCGCATCGATGGGGTCTTGTCATTGAACTCTTGATTCAGACGCTGGCCGAAGCAAAAGTGGCGGGGAAATCTCAGTTGGACGTTCAAGATTTCGCCGCTCAGTTTGCCTTGAAGAAAGGTCTTCCAAAACAATATTCACCTTTTACCGCACCGGACTTTTTACAGGCGTTCGACCCGCAAAGACTACTTGCGCTTAACGGATGA
- a CDS encoding DDE-type integrase/transposase/recombinase, protein MSLVPQYNYPAGTEITLYNEKMSICAMQENGYEMLNLETGEVGVTSFSKFAELQKSPAMKIGADAGLPSTELEMRLGNLKVAEQLAPPQQERGQFHHAFCCATAMLRTKLRREHGMPDLRLTGALLNDADNRKFICKVATEIFGKKVRPKGFRGGQNNEWVLYDGRTILKYLQIFDRLEVDDDVIAALATRDHLKGNNTKRIDWTLLQLMTQAWEEIGLDLKGPSVSNVHHHLEMLVFEENGRRIRNGLAKLVVPSHKTLKRHQQYLLNPTEFLVATKGERHALNKRGRGSTDLRGLFPGELVEADECKLSLISSAKERGYWENLSNEDQQTLEEIDKEIRTRLTLLVMIDVATRMPLAWVVSDKPKAEATLALLRMATRDKTKEKIKYGCEGDPAPAMGLGLVKTDNGVGLRNKTVVEGLLGTTAIYAAVRAYASADKPYVERLIGTTESLLIKLIHGYTGRKAGELPGYNSNANGLLDIDELYGILTRFFIDEYPSLRHMGVGMGGRRPAEVLKELNKTRGLFKMMDADQRRIHLGWKFEVTPNDEGVRVLSGIWFNSPEFQVAVDDHAVSKVSVFVDPENVNDATAIIPGVAREFRLQLQVTAFADLTIPEVLELTEAHRREDPAITEIYEDRIASTRRQRFDLLKQIGVERRLTRSHSTFEECRIKARHVFAGARIVRAPEGGQTVRPGDLTASMQGPGVFLIGDGNAAIDHQEANHSESPAVQLDGGVTFKGNDGITPAGPKSAEPRDLSQVPLGRPKKGGKFS, encoded by the coding sequence ATGAGCCTTGTCCCACAGTATAATTATCCAGCGGGCACAGAGATAACACTCTACAACGAAAAAATGTCAATCTGCGCCATGCAAGAAAATGGCTACGAGATGCTCAATCTGGAGACGGGTGAGGTTGGTGTTACCTCATTCTCCAAGTTTGCCGAACTCCAAAAATCCCCAGCCATGAAGATTGGGGCTGACGCCGGATTGCCATCTACGGAGCTGGAAATGCGCCTCGGGAACCTGAAGGTGGCGGAGCAGCTTGCCCCGCCACAGCAAGAACGTGGGCAGTTTCATCATGCCTTCTGTTGCGCAACGGCGATGCTACGAACCAAGCTCCGCCGAGAACACGGCATGCCCGACCTTCGTCTTACAGGGGCGTTGTTGAACGATGCAGACAACCGCAAATTTATTTGCAAGGTTGCGACAGAGATCTTTGGTAAAAAGGTCAGGCCTAAGGGCTTTCGCGGAGGCCAGAACAACGAGTGGGTTCTCTATGACGGTCGGACAATCCTGAAATATTTGCAAATATTTGACAGGCTCGAGGTTGATGACGACGTTATCGCAGCACTCGCAACTCGAGATCATCTCAAGGGCAACAACACCAAACGGATTGATTGGACACTCTTGCAGTTGATGACCCAAGCTTGGGAAGAAATCGGTCTGGACCTCAAAGGTCCATCCGTCTCGAACGTGCACCATCATCTGGAGATGCTGGTATTCGAAGAGAACGGCCGTCGCATTCGAAATGGGCTGGCTAAACTTGTCGTCCCTTCACACAAAACGTTGAAACGTCACCAACAGTACTTACTCAACCCAACAGAGTTTTTGGTCGCGACTAAGGGTGAGCGCCATGCGCTCAACAAAAGGGGCAGGGGTAGTACAGATCTGCGGGGATTATTTCCCGGGGAGTTGGTTGAAGCCGACGAATGCAAGCTGTCGCTGATATCGTCTGCAAAAGAACGTGGGTATTGGGAAAATCTGTCGAATGAAGACCAACAAACCCTCGAAGAGATCGACAAAGAAATCAGAACTCGTCTGACATTGCTTGTGATGATTGATGTTGCCACCAGAATGCCGCTGGCTTGGGTCGTAAGCGACAAGCCCAAGGCGGAAGCCACACTTGCGCTGTTGAGGATGGCGACCCGAGACAAGACAAAGGAAAAAATTAAATACGGGTGTGAGGGCGACCCAGCTCCGGCCATGGGCTTGGGTTTAGTTAAAACTGACAACGGCGTAGGGCTTCGAAACAAGACAGTAGTTGAGGGTCTTTTGGGGACCACCGCAATCTACGCTGCGGTGAGAGCATACGCATCGGCAGACAAGCCCTACGTCGAGCGCCTGATCGGTACGACCGAATCGCTGCTCATCAAATTGATCCACGGCTATACTGGTCGGAAAGCGGGGGAGCTTCCTGGCTACAACTCCAATGCCAATGGACTTCTCGATATTGATGAGCTTTACGGTATTCTGACCCGCTTCTTCATTGATGAATACCCTTCTTTGCGGCACATGGGTGTCGGGATGGGCGGCAGACGCCCTGCCGAGGTTCTTAAGGAGCTGAACAAAACACGCGGTCTGTTCAAAATGATGGATGCTGATCAGCGGCGCATTCATCTGGGTTGGAAATTCGAAGTCACTCCGAACGATGAGGGTGTCCGGGTTCTCTCTGGTATCTGGTTTAACTCGCCTGAGTTTCAGGTGGCCGTTGATGATCACGCGGTATCGAAGGTTTCAGTTTTCGTTGATCCAGAAAACGTAAACGATGCTACCGCAATCATTCCTGGGGTCGCGCGCGAGTTCAGGCTCCAACTTCAAGTGACGGCCTTCGCCGATCTAACGATTCCCGAGGTTCTTGAGCTCACTGAGGCGCATCGCAGAGAAGATCCTGCCATCACGGAAATTTACGAAGACCGGATCGCATCAACTCGACGTCAGAGGTTTGACCTACTCAAACAGATCGGTGTCGAACGCAGGTTGACCCGGAGCCACTCGACTTTCGAAGAGTGCCGTATAAAGGCGCGGCACGTTTTTGCTGGTGCCCGTATCGTTCGGGCGCCCGAAGGTGGTCAAACTGTTCGTCCGGGTGACCTCACTGCCAGCATGCAGGGTCCGGGAGTCTTTCTGATAGGCGACGGGAACGCAGCAATCGATCATCAGGAAGCCAACCACTCTGAAAGCCCAGCTGTTCAACTCGACGGTGGAGTGACTTTCAAAGGCAATGATGGCATAACTCCGGCCGGGCCAAAATCTGCTGAGCCACGCGATTTAAGCCAAGTACCGCTCGGTCGTCCAAAGAAGGGCGGTAAGTTCTCATGA
- a CDS encoding SDR family oxidoreductase has product MTDRKTLFITGASSGIGAATARAAVTAGWNVGLMARSEDKLADLHAELGDASLVVSGDATNLTEQQNAIAATVEHFGGLHGAFANAGMGLDTPGTENGDPEEWRKLIDLNIMALLYTAKASLPELRKTRGHLVLTGSVAGKVHIPGSIYGASKWFVHGYGGNMAQEMRGWGGRCTVIAPGMVDTAFFSEPKPDKLKPEDVANAVMFALSQPERSNIPEMTVMPTG; this is encoded by the coding sequence ATGACTGACCGCAAGACACTGTTCATAACCGGCGCGTCCAGTGGCATTGGCGCCGCCACCGCCCGGGCGGCCGTGACCGCGGGCTGGAATGTCGGACTGATGGCCAGATCCGAGGACAAGCTCGCCGATCTGCATGCCGAACTTGGTGACGCGAGCCTTGTTGTGTCCGGAGACGCCACCAACCTTACTGAACAGCAGAACGCGATTGCTGCCACAGTTGAGCATTTCGGGGGGCTTCACGGCGCCTTTGCCAATGCAGGCATGGGTCTTGACACGCCGGGGACCGAGAACGGCGATCCGGAAGAATGGCGCAAGTTGATTGACCTGAACATCATGGCGCTCCTCTATACCGCGAAGGCGAGCCTGCCGGAGCTGCGCAAGACACGCGGCCACCTCGTGCTGACCGGTTCTGTTGCGGGGAAGGTGCATATTCCGGGCTCTATTTATGGCGCATCCAAATGGTTCGTGCATGGCTATGGCGGAAATATGGCGCAGGAAATGCGCGGGTGGGGTGGACGTTGTACCGTTATCGCACCCGGCATGGTCGACACGGCGTTCTTTTCCGAACCTAAGCCGGACAAGCTCAAGCCCGAGGACGTGGCAAACGCAGTGATGTTTGCGTTGAGCCAGCCCGAGCGCTCGAACATTCCGGAAATGACTGTCATGCCGACCGGCTAA
- a CDS encoding reverse transcriptase family protein: protein MRRNSKPPQYERYDLERSPFAQQPTQRDVAALLGETKADLQRLINYKDEFIVRRQEKIGGKVRDLAYPVSRLRGAHERLKFHLNKVRQPNYLFSPRKKRSQRDNAELHLDQDQYLTLDLKQFYPSTTETMVYRWFVDELGMYEDVAGLLTRLSTVDGIVSFGSPLTPVLCTLVHRPMFDNISDICDARGLRHSLWVDDLTVSGKFIPGKVVTSIREAVRERGLRSHKINYRSGNRPVILTGIGVVGRNLLSPNSLNLRIKRYWKDLHEAETNEEKVACAQLLMSQLGTVRHIVGQKSDVGMRAADQMNMLRQKRNKWLQETSVSLPAPEETETASADTENIPF from the coding sequence GTGCGGCGCAATAGTAAACCACCCCAGTATGAGAGATATGATCTCGAGCGTTCTCCCTTTGCCCAGCAACCAACTCAGCGCGATGTCGCCGCCTTGTTGGGCGAAACTAAGGCTGATCTCCAGCGATTGATCAACTACAAGGACGAGTTCATCGTCCGTCGACAGGAGAAGATTGGCGGGAAGGTTCGCGATCTTGCCTATCCCGTGTCGAGATTGCGCGGGGCGCATGAGCGTCTCAAATTTCATCTGAACAAGGTCCGTCAGCCCAATTACCTGTTCAGTCCGCGCAAGAAACGAAGTCAGCGCGATAATGCGGAGCTGCATCTTGATCAGGATCAGTATCTGACGCTCGACTTGAAACAGTTCTACCCCTCAACCACCGAAACGATGGTTTATCGTTGGTTTGTGGACGAGCTCGGTATGTACGAAGATGTCGCAGGGTTACTAACTCGCCTGAGCACAGTCGACGGCATAGTTTCCTTCGGATCACCTTTGACACCCGTTCTCTGCACCTTAGTCCACCGGCCGATGTTTGATAATATCTCCGATATATGCGACGCGCGAGGGTTGCGACATTCTCTGTGGGTTGATGATCTGACCGTTTCTGGGAAATTCATTCCGGGTAAGGTTGTCACCAGCATTAGGGAAGCTGTTCGAGAGCGCGGCCTTCGCTCACACAAGATCAATTATAGATCTGGAAACCGCCCAGTTATTTTAACCGGTATTGGTGTCGTGGGTCGGAATCTTCTTTCGCCCAACTCGCTGAATCTTAGGATTAAAAGGTATTGGAAGGATTTACATGAAGCGGAGACCAATGAGGAGAAGGTCGCATGCGCGCAACTCCTAATGAGCCAGCTCGGTACCGTCCGCCACATAGTTGGTCAAAAGTCAGACGTTGGGATGCGTGCCGCAGATCAGATGAACATGCTCAGGCAGAAACGAAATAAGTGGTTGCAGGAAACGTCGGTAAGTTTGCCAGCTCCTGAAGAGACAGAAACTGCATCGGCAGATACTGAAAACATTCCTTTCTGA
- a CDS encoding helix-turn-helix domain-containing protein — MSDVKRPMINDALRLIRLYHGYSQAELSEELGLSQSMISEIERSAKSVSIDVLERYSERLGVRMSQLMFFAEELEGEPVQKRGKLIVANRVLKLLEAFSPRETSGAAQ; from the coding sequence ATGTCTGATGTAAAACGACCAATGATAAATGACGCCCTTCGCCTGATCCGTCTCTATCACGGATACTCACAGGCAGAGTTGTCTGAAGAGCTCGGACTGTCTCAGTCGATGATCTCGGAAATTGAACGCAGCGCCAAATCGGTCTCGATTGACGTTCTGGAGCGTTACAGTGAGAGACTTGGGGTGCGTATGTCGCAGCTCATGTTCTTCGCTGAAGAACTCGAAGGCGAGCCGGTTCAGAAGCGTGGAAAACTCATCGTCGCAAATCGCGTATTGAAACTACTGGAGGCATTTTCTCCAAGGGAGACTTCAGGTGCGGCGCAATAG